In a genomic window of Zingiber officinale cultivar Zhangliang unplaced genomic scaffold, Zo_v1.1 ctg83, whole genome shotgun sequence:
- the LOC122037806 gene encoding casein kinase 1-like protein 2, with protein MEPRVGNKFRLGRKIGSGSFGEIYLGTNIQTNEEVAIKLENVKTKHPQLLYESKLYRILQGGTGIPNVRWFGVEGDYNVLVMDLLGPSLEDLFNFCSRKLSLKTVLMLADQKLNRVEFVHSKSFLHRDIKPDNFIMGLGRRANQVYIIDFGLAKKYRDTSTHQHIPYRENKNLTGTARYASVNTHLGIEQSRRDDLESLGYVLMYFLRGSLPWQGLKAGTKKQKYERISEKKVATSIEALCRGYPTEFASYFHYCRSLRFEDKPDYAYLKRLFRELFIREGFQFDYVFDWTILKYQQSQIAGPPPRAIGPSAGPSPGLSPAAANDRQSGGEEGRTGGWLAVDPSRRGQASPAVNIGSLSKQKAPMANDPPSSKDAMISSSAFMGWSSGSSRRPAVSGGRDVVGIDVDQSRTRNAEASPVTSHKVSSAQRNSPIISSSGRKPSANKNYDSVLKGIDALHFDTEEKN; from the exons GAGAACGTCAAGACTAAGCATCCTCAGTTGCTTTATGAATCAAAGCTGTATAGGATCCTGCAAGGAGGAA CTGGAATTCCTAACGTGAGATGGTTTGGTGTTGAGGGTGATTACAATGTCCTTGTGATGGATTTACTAGGACCAAGTCTTGAAGACCTGTTCAACTTTTGCAGCCGTAAGCTGTCTTTAAAGACTGTTCTGATGCTCGCAGACCAGAAG TTAAATCGAGTGGAATTTGTGCATTCAAAGTCCTTCCTCCACCGAGACATTAAACCAGATAATTTTATTATGGGTCTGGGTAGACGAGCTAATCAG GTATATATCATTGATTTTGGCCTTGCCAAGAAGTACAGGGACACTTCAACTCATCAGCATATTCCGTACAG AGAGAACAAAAATTTAACTGGGACTGCCCGTTATGCAAGTGTGAATACACATCTTGGTATAG AACAAAGCAGGAGGGATGATTTGGAATCTCTTGGATATGTTCTAATGTACTTCTTGAGAGGAAG CCTTCCATGGCAAGGTCTAAaagcaggaacaaagaagcaaaagTATGAAAGAATTAGTGAAAAAAAAGTCGCCACATCAATTGAG GCTTTATGCCGGGGATATCCTACAGAGTTTGCATCTTACTTCCATTATTGCCGTTCATTAAGATTTGAGGATAAACCTGATTATGCATATCTTAAGAGATTGTTCCGGGAACTTTTCATTCGGGAAG GTTTTCAATTTGATTATGTATTTGATTGGACCATCTTGAAGTATCAGCAATCTCAGATAGCTGGCCCTCCTCCACGTGCAATT GGTCCAAGCGCAGGACCTAGCCCTGGCTTGTCTCCTGCTGCCGCCAATGATAGGCAGTCAG GTGGTGAGGAAGGACGGACGGGTGGTTGGTTGGCTGTTGATCCCTCCCGTCGAGGACAAGCATCTCCAGCTGTAAATATTGGCAGCCTATCCAAACAGAAGGCCCCTATGGCGAATGATCCACCTTCCAGTAAAGATGCTATG ATTTCCAGTTCCGCTTTCATGGGATGGTCAAGTGGATCCTCAAGGCGACCTGCTGTTTCTGGTGGTCGGGATGTGGTAGGGATTGATGTAGATCAATCTCGCACTCGCAATGCAGAGGCGAGCCCAGTGACTTCCCACAAGGTTTCAAGTGCTCAGAGAAATTCTCCAATTATCTCTTCATCTGGAAGGAAACCATCTGCAAATAAGAACTACGACTCCGTGCTGAAAGGCATTGACGCCCTTCATTTCGATACCGaagagaagaactag